A section of the Acidobacterium capsulatum ATCC 51196 genome encodes:
- a CDS encoding beta-N-acetylhexosaminidase, whose protein sequence is MLVSSSALCEAQSSHSTFTFHNTLMPEPSSLQAGKGYLVLTPQFAATTGKFHDPRLDHAIERAMSQLKQETGVLIPVDVQSASEVSHPVFSISVDGPGEKVQSVDENESYSLTVTSQSVHLQAATDVGAMHGLQTLLQLVQHTDTQYFLPAVTIHDSPRFPWRGLMLDCSRHFEPIPVIKRTLDAMAAVKMNVFHWHLSDDQGFRIQSKAFPLLTQRGSDGDFYTQAQAREIVAYARARGIRVVPEFDMPGHTSSWFVGYPNLASASGPFHIERHFGVFDPVMDPTRASTYVFLDKFIAEMASIFPDPYMHIGGDENNGVEWKHNPRIQAFMRAHNLKGTAALQAYFNRRLLKILQKYHKHMIGWDEVLAPGLPTDVMIQSWRGYDSLASAARKGYTGILSSGYYLDSMQTAAEHYAVDPIPSSSTLTPEQRKRILGGEACMWGEYVNSNIIDSRVWPITAAIAERLWSAQSVNNVNDMYRRLRVESLRIEALGLTQISQEDASLRQLAGTQKITQLKVLAATLEPATFDQRDQYTLQHNVTQQTPLDHLVDALRPDPPFRHDFEQLVQRYLDHPDANSKQNQRLRMLMETWVTQQDRVSEQMRHSPRLAPAQIRSVQLGQMGSMGLQAIGYLGTGKTPPPGWEAAQVALLKQAAEPIDLTRFDIMKPMQMLVEAASGKHAAAAAH, encoded by the coding sequence ATGCTGGTCTCCTCTTCCGCTTTATGTGAAGCACAGAGTTCGCATTCTACGTTCACATTTCATAACACCCTCATGCCAGAGCCGTCTTCACTGCAGGCAGGGAAGGGCTATTTGGTGCTCACACCTCAGTTTGCCGCGACGACCGGCAAATTTCACGATCCTCGCCTCGATCATGCTATTGAGCGCGCCATGTCGCAATTGAAACAGGAAACTGGCGTCCTGATTCCTGTCGATGTTCAGTCGGCATCCGAGGTAAGCCATCCTGTCTTTTCGATTAGTGTGGATGGCCCCGGTGAAAAAGTGCAATCGGTCGATGAGAACGAATCCTATTCTCTGACTGTGACCTCGCAAAGCGTGCATCTGCAGGCTGCCACTGATGTGGGCGCGATGCATGGTCTGCAGACGCTGCTTCAATTGGTGCAGCACACAGACACGCAATATTTTCTTCCCGCCGTTACCATTCACGATTCCCCACGCTTTCCCTGGCGCGGACTAATGCTGGATTGCAGCCGCCACTTCGAACCGATTCCGGTTATCAAGCGCACACTCGACGCCATGGCGGCGGTAAAGATGAATGTCTTCCACTGGCACTTGAGCGACGACCAGGGCTTCCGTATCCAGAGCAAAGCCTTTCCCCTGCTGACCCAACGCGGTTCTGACGGGGACTTCTATACCCAGGCGCAGGCTCGGGAAATCGTGGCTTACGCTCGGGCGCGAGGCATTCGTGTGGTTCCCGAGTTTGATATGCCCGGGCATACCAGCTCATGGTTCGTGGGTTATCCGAATCTCGCGAGCGCTTCTGGCCCATTCCATATCGAGCGCCACTTTGGAGTCTTTGACCCCGTCATGGACCCGACACGCGCGAGCACCTATGTGTTCCTCGACAAATTCATCGCAGAAATGGCGAGCATCTTTCCTGACCCGTACATGCACATTGGCGGCGATGAAAATAATGGCGTGGAGTGGAAGCACAATCCTCGTATCCAGGCATTCATGCGTGCCCACAATTTGAAGGGCACTGCCGCCTTGCAGGCCTACTTCAATCGGAGACTGCTGAAGATTCTGCAGAAGTATCACAAGCACATGATTGGCTGGGATGAGGTGCTCGCTCCTGGACTGCCCACGGATGTCATGATTCAGTCCTGGCGTGGTTACGATTCGCTGGCCTCTGCCGCGCGCAAGGGATACACCGGTATTCTCTCCTCCGGTTACTACCTTGACAGCATGCAAACGGCCGCGGAGCACTATGCCGTTGATCCCATCCCGTCCAGCAGCACGCTCACACCTGAACAGCGCAAGCGCATTCTCGGCGGTGAGGCTTGCATGTGGGGCGAGTACGTCAATTCGAACATCATCGACTCGCGCGTATGGCCGATCACAGCCGCGATAGCGGAGCGTCTGTGGTCCGCGCAGAGCGTGAACAATGTGAATGACATGTACCGCCGCCTCAGGGTGGAATCATTACGGATAGAGGCGTTGGGTCTTACACAGATTTCACAGGAAGATGCAAGCCTGAGGCAACTTGCCGGCACTCAGAAAATTACACAATTAAAGGTGCTTGCTGCCACGCTCGAACCTGCAACCTTCGATCAACGGGATCAATACACCCTGCAGCATAATGTCACACAGCAGACACCACTCGATCATCTGGTGGATGCTCTCAGACCGGATCCGCCCTTCCGTCATGACTTTGAGCAGCTCGTCCAGAGATATCTGGACCATCCGGATGCGAACAGCAAGCAGAATCAGCGGTTGCGCATGCTGATGGAGACCTGGGTCACCCAACAAGACCGGGTATCTGAGCAGATGCGCCATTCTCCCCGCCTGGCCCCCGCGCAGATTCGATCAGTGCAGTTGGGGCAAATGGGTAGCATGGGATTGCAGGCCATCGGCTATCTGGGAACAGGCAAGACCCCGCCTCCGGGCTGGGAAGCAGCCCAAGTTGCGCTTCTCAAGCAGGCGGCGGAACCGATAGACCTGACGCGCTTTGACATCATGAAGCCAATGCAGATGCTGGTGGAAGCAGCGTCAGGAAAGCATGCTGCAGCCGCCGCACATTGA